CCTGCGCCTGTGCCTTTTCCCATGATCCGGACCCTTTGTAAAGGCCAATGATAACATGACAGCCGGACTCTTTCAGATTCAGTGCATGTGCATGTCCCTGACTGCCATAACCGATAATTGCGATTGTCTTTCCCTCCAGTAAAGAAAGATTACAATCTTCCTGATAATAAATGTTTGCCATTTTCTCTTCCTCCATCGTTTTCTTAATACGGTAATATATATTGTGCAAAAAGGATTTTGTCCTTTTTCCGGTCTAATCTTCTATATATACGACGTCTTCAACCCCGCGGCCAAGGCCCGCAATTCCCGTTCTCGCCAGCTCCAGTATCTCATACCCGTCGAGCAGACTTAAAAACGCCTCAATCTTCGCCTGATTTCCGGTCAACTCAATCGTAAGACTTTCTTTACACACATCAATGATCTTGGCACGGAAAATATCAGTGACGCCGATCACCCCTTCCCGCTCGGCTGCAGTCGCCTTGACCTTGATCAGCGCCAGTTCCCGGTACACGCTCTTTTCCGGTTTCAGCTCCCGAATATCCCGTACATCGATGAGTTT
The sequence above is a segment of the Lachnospiraceae bacterium JLR.KK008 genome. Coding sequences within it:
- the ilvN gene encoding acetolactate synthase small subunit, encoding MNKKVFQLLVDNTSGVLSRISGLFSRRGYNIESITAGVTADPRYTRITIVASGDDEILEQIEKQVAKLIDVRDIRELKPEKSVYRELALIKVKATAAEREGVIGVTDIFRAKIIDVCKESLTIELTGNQAKIEAFLSLLDGYEILELARTGIAGLGRGVEDVVYIED